Proteins encoded in a region of the Manis javanica isolate MJ-LG chromosome 15, MJ_LKY, whole genome shotgun sequence genome:
- the KCNA1 gene encoding potassium voltage-gated channel subfamily A member 1, protein MTVMSGENVDEASAAPGHPQEGSYPRPADHDDHECCERVVINISGLRFETQLKTLAQFPNTLLGNPKKRMRYFDPLRNEYFFDRNRPSFDAILYYYQSGGRLRRPVNVPLDMFSEEIKFYELGEEAMEKFREDEGFIKEEERPLPEKEYQRQVWLLFEYPESSGPARVIAIVSVMVILISIVIFCLETLPELKDEKDFTGTVHRLDNTTVLYSSNIFTDPFFIVETLCIIWFSFELVVRFFACPSKTDFFKNIMNFIDIVAIIPYFITLGTEIAEQEGNQKGEQATSLAILRVIRLVRVFRIFKLSRHSKGLQILGQTLKASMRELGLLIFFLFIGVILFSSAVYFAEAEEAESHFSSIPDAFWWAVVSMTTVGYGDMYPVTIGGKIVGSLCAIAGVLTIALPVPVIVSNFNYFYHRETEGEEQAQLLHVSSPNLASDSDLSRRSSSTISKSEYMEIEEDMNNSIAHYRQANIRTGNCTTANQNCVNKSKLLTDV, encoded by the coding sequence ATGACGGTGATGTCTGGGGAGAACGTGGATGAGGCTTCGGCCGCCCCGGGTCACCCCCAGGAAGGCAGCTACCCCCGGCCCGCGGACCACGACGACCACGAGTGCTGCGAACGCGTGGTGATCAACATCTCCGGGCTGCGCTTCGAGACGCAGCTCAAGACCCTGGCTCAGTTCCCCAACACTCTGCTGGGCAATCCTAAGAAACGCATGCGCTACTTCGACCCCCTGAGGAACGAGTACTTCTTCGACCGCAACCGGCCCAGCTTCGACGCCATCCTCTACTACTACCAGTCCGGGGGCCGCCTGCGCAGGCCGGTCAACGTGCCCCTGGACATGTTCTCCGAGGAGATCAAGTTTTACGAGCTGGGTGAGGAGGCCATGGAGAAGTTCAGGGAGGACGAGGGCTTCATCAAGGAGGAGGAGCGCCCCCTGCCCGAGAAGGAGTACCAGCGCCAGGTCTGGCTGCTCTTCGAGTACCCGGAGAGCTCGGGGCCTGCGCGGGTCATCGCCATCGTCTCGGTCATGGTCATCCTCATCTCCATCGTCATCTTTTGCCTGGAGACTCTCCCTGAGCTGAAGGATGAGAAGGACTTCACGGGCACCGTGCATCGCCTCGACAACACCACGGTCCTCTACAGCTCCAACATCTTCACGGACCCCTTCTTCATCGTGGAGACACTGTGCATCATCTGGTTCTCCTTTGAGCTGGTGGTGCGCTTCTTCGCCTGCCCCAGCAAGACGGACTTCTTCAAAAACATCATGAATTTCATCGACATCGTGGCCATCATCCCTTATTTCATCACTCTGGGCACTGAGATAGCCGAGCAGGAGGGAAACCAGAAGGGTGAGCAGGCCACGTCGCTGGCCATCCTCAGGGTCATCCGGCTGGTAAGGGTGTTTAGAATCTTCAAGCTCTCCCGCCACTCCAAGGGCCTCCAGATCCTGGGCCAGACCCTCAAGGCTAGTATGAGAGAGCTAGGGTTGCtcatctttttcctcttcatcGGGGTCATACTGTTTTCTAGCGCAGTGTACTTTGCCGAGGCGGAAGAAGCTGAGTCGCACTTCTCCAGTATCCCCGATGCTTTCTGGTGGGCGGTGGTGTCCATGACCACTGTAGGATACGGTGACATGTACCCTGTGACAATTGGAGGCAAGATCGTGGGCTCCTTGTGTGCCATCGCTGGTGTGCTCACAATTGCCCTGCCCGTACCTGTCATTGTGTCCAATTTCAACTATTTCTACCACCGAGAAActgagggggaagagcaggctcAGCTGCTCCACGTTAGCTCCCCTAATTTAGCCTCTGACAGTGACCTCAGTCGTCGCAGTTCCTCAACTATCAGCAAATCTGAGTACATGGAGATCGAAGAGGATATGAATAATAGCATAGCCCATTATAGACAGGCCAATATCAGAACTGGCAATTGCACCACAGCTAACCAAAACTGTGTTAATAAGAGCAAGCTACTGACCGATGTTTAA